A single genomic interval of Aedes aegypti strain LVP_AGWG chromosome 1, AaegL5.0 Primary Assembly, whole genome shotgun sequence harbors:
- the LOC5580014 gene encoding ski oncogene: MVTLLYKVVKAKRILHISSTFLFPQQIRTVYIYGQPIISLFVENQERLCLAQISSTLLKDFSYNEIHNRRVALGITCIQCTPVQLEILRRAGAMPASSRRCGMITRREAERLCKSFFGECSQPALPEGFVFNVYHECAWGCVGAFSPARYNSSRAKCIKCTYCNLFFSPNKFIFHSHRLTPHDKYVQPDAANFNSWRRHLKLQGSPPEKISYAWEDVKAMFNGGTRKRYILSTARKYSAAATAAEASSVLLDPGKEPVTSTICDLSTTAATVVTKQEAPDTSEAHLNSGDSCSSSTSPFAHIPHLLSQPSAVIPSSSANSVTSPNAAAAVVAANSAAAAASFGFKLSCLQPFAFNGIGHFPGMMPSSAGYLVPLLRPTNPKSISAAAMSAFKPVVKVKKRYGSYGTEKSGITNVTSLCGFECDGVAYLVYFLGTRVLSVLVCLGNLGFTILAGLCAGTTVFILLLLYDCDIGEASNIRELRSETFNYKAPRTSTATSKISNKCSKTSYESIDC; the protein is encoded by the exons ATGGTAACGCTGTTATACAAAGTCGTAAAAGCCAAACGGAT CTTACACATTTCTTCTACCTTCCTGTTCCCGCAACAGATCCGCACCGTGTACATCTACGGTCAACCAATCATCTCGCTGTTCGTGGAGAACCAGGAGCGACTCTGTCTGGCCCAGATATCCAGCACCCTGCTCAAGGATTTTAGCTACAATGAGATCCATAACCGTCGGGTAGCTCTGGGGATCACCTGCATCCAATGTACTCCGGTACAGCTGGAGATATTGCGAAGGGCCGGAGCAATGCCCGCCTCATCTCGTCGTTGCGGAATGATCACCCGACGTGAAGCCGAGCGCCTCTGCAAGTCATTCTTTGGCGAGTGCAGCCAACCGGCTCTTCCGGAAGGATTCGTCTTCAACGTCTACCACGAATGCGCTTGGGGTTGTGTCGGAGCCTTCTCCCCTGCCCGCTACAATAGTTCCCGAGCAAAGTGCATCAAGTGCACCTACTGTAACCTGTTCTTCTCCCCGAACAAATTCATCTTTCACTCGCATCGGTTGACTCCACATGACAAATACGTCCAACCGGACGCAGCCAACTTCAACTCTTGGAGACGCCATCTGAAGCTGCAGGGCTCTCCGCCAGAGAAGATCTCCTACGCATGGGAAGACGTCAAGGCCATGTTCAACGGCGGCACTCGCAAACGCTACATTCTATCGACAGCTCGCAAATACAGCGCTGCGGCAACTGCTGCAGAAGCCTCGTCCGTTCTACTCGACCCCGGCAAAGAGCCCGTCACATCCACCATCTGTGATCTGTCCACCACGGCAGCAACCGTGGTTACCAAGCAGGAAGCTCCCGATACGTCCGAAGCACATCTCAACAGCGGAGACAGCTGCAGTAGCAGTACCAGCCCATTTGCTCACATCCCGCATCTACTGTCGCAACCGAGTGCAGTCATCCCGAGTTCTTCGGCCAACTCGGTCACATCACCGAACGCAGCCGCTGCCGTCGTGGCGGCCAATTCGGCTGCAGCCGCGGCCAGTTTCGGATTTAAGCTGTCCTGTTTGCAGCCGTTTGCGTTCAATGGGATCGGGCACTTCCCTGGGATGATGCCCAGCTCGGCTGGATATCTGGTGCCACTGCTACGTCCTACCAATCCGAAGAGCATTTCGGCAGCAGCGATGTCGGCTTTCAAGCCGGTAGTCAAGGTTAAGAAGAGGTATGGTTCGTATGGGACGGAGAAGAGTGGAATCACGAACGTTACGTCACTCTGCGGATTCGAATGCGACGGAGTTGCATACTTGGTCTACTTCCTGGGGACGAGGGTTTTGAGTGTGCTGGTTTGTCTAGGAAATCTTGGATTTACAATTTTAGCAGGTCTGTGTGCAGGAACAacggtttttattttattattgctatatgaCTGCGATATTGGCGAAGCCTCGAATATCCGAGAGTTAAGATCAGAGACCTTCAACTACAAGGCTCCAAGAACTTCGACTGCCACCTCCAAGATCTCCAATAAATGCTCCAAAACAAGTTACGAGAGCATCGACTGTTAA